The sequence below is a genomic window from Citricoccus muralis.
CCGCTCGAGTGTCGCTGGTCTGGGGGCGAGTACTCTCCCGGCTCGGCGATATTTACGGACCCACCGTGAACCTTGCCGCACGGCTGACCTCCATCGCCGACCCCGGCACCGTTCTAGTAGACCAGCTGACCGCAAACACCCTGAGCCAAGACGAGCGCTATCTGCTCATCCCGCAGCCCCCGCGCAGCGTGCGCGGATTCGGAGAGATCCGTCCCTCCATGCTGCTGCGTGGCTCCGGTGAAGGGTTGCAGGTCGACTGATGACCTCGCAGAATTATCGGTATCGCGCCGGTGCTGCCACCGATGTGGGCCTGCGTCGCGAGCTCAACGAAGACTCCCTGCTCGTCATGGACGACCTCTTCGCTGTGGCCGACGGCATGGGCGGACACGACGCCGGGGAAGTAGCCTCCAGCAGCTGCGTGCAGGCGCTGCGCGAAATGCGCCAAGACATGATCGCGGCCGACCCACCCCAGCACATGGACCTGGAGGCGCTGCGCTCGATGATCGGATCTGCCAACACCTCGGTGCTGGTAGCCGGACAAGGTCGAGCCGGGACCACCCTGACCATGCTGGCGGGCATCCGGCACGACGACCCCGCCGGAGAGCACGCGCTCGCCGTCGCCAATATCGGTGACTCCCGCGCCTACTGGTACCAGGCTGCCGCGGATCAGATGGTGCAGATCACCGAGGATCACTCTGCGGTGCAGGAACTCGTCAACCGCGGCATCATCACCGCCGAAGAAGCCCGGACCCACCCCGATCGCAACGTGATCACCCGGGCCGTGGGCACCAGCCCCCACATCGCCGCCGACGTGGCCGTGCTACGTCCCGAACCCGGTGATCGGTTCCTGCTGTGCTCGGATGGGCTGACCAACGAAGTCTCCGACGACGACCTCGCCTGGGCCATATCCTCCAGTGACGACCTCGACGCGATCGCTCACGACCTGGTGGATCAGGCCAACGAGGCCGGCGGCCGCGATAACATCACCGTGATCATCGTCGAGATTCTCAGCTGAAGAAGCTGAGCAGGATCCCGCCCACCGCCACGATTCCGGCGACCACCACAAACACGTTCGACGCCGCACCGCGGAAACGCTCCAGCGCGGGCACCTTGTGAATGGCGTACATCGGCATCAGATACAGCACCGCTGCAATGACCGGCCCGGCGAGTGATTCGATGAGCGAGAGGATGCTGGGATTCAGCACCCCGGCCAGCCAGGTCGTGACGATCAAGAACACGCTCACCCCGATGCGCACGCCGCGTTCCGTGAACCTGCCGCCGCGATCCACCATGGTGGTCACGACGCCCGCAGCGCCTTCGGCCGCACCTAGCCAGTGACCGAAGAACGAGGAAGCGATAGCAGTGATGGCCACCGCAGGACCCAACCACGCGATCAGCGGGATGCCCATCTCATTGGCCAGATGAGAGAGCACCGGGATGTTGGCGTCTTTCGCCGCCTGCAAGCCATCTGGACCCAGCGCCAGCACGCACCACCACACGAACCCCATGGTGAACAGCACCAGCATCACCGCGGTCACCCTCAGAATGGAGGATGCTTTGTCAGCGGCGGCGTGACCGTAGCGGGACCGCAGTGCCACCGAGAATTGCGAGATGGCCGGGGAATGGTTGAACGAGAAGATCAGGACCGGAAGCATCAGCCATAGCGCCATGGAGAAATCTCCGATCGCCGGGAACGCCCCGAACCCATCGAAGCTCCAGGAGGGGATCAACAGCAGGGTGACGGCGAAGAGCACCACGATCAGCGGGTAGACGATCCACTGGGTGACCACCAGCATCACCCGCTGCCCGGCCAGCATGACGACGGACATGGCCAGCACCAGCACGGCCGCCAACAGCCAGCGTGGCCACGGCTCCATCCCCAGCTGATTCACCATCAGCGAGTCCACCGTGTTGGTGATCCCGACCCCGTAGATCAACACAATCGGGTAGATGGCCAAAAAGTACAACACGGTGACCAGACGTCCGGCATTCTCGCCGAA
It includes:
- a CDS encoding protein phosphatase 2C domain-containing protein, with product MTSQNYRYRAGAATDVGLRRELNEDSLLVMDDLFAVADGMGGHDAGEVASSSCVQALREMRQDMIAADPPQHMDLEALRSMIGSANTSVLVAGQGRAGTTLTMLAGIRHDDPAGEHALAVANIGDSRAYWYQAAADQMVQITEDHSAVQELVNRGIITAEEARTHPDRNVITRAVGTSPHIAADVAVLRPEPGDRFLLCSDGLTNEVSDDDLAWAISSSDDLDAIAHDLVDQANEAGGRDNITVIIVEILS
- a CDS encoding amino acid permease encodes the protein MSSPDQPAQTAQETATAAARWNRFDSGWTISLFGTAVGAGILFLPMNAGLGGFWPLLVATLLIGPMTYFSHRGLSRMVVASPNPDQDITGVVRDYFGENAGRLVTVLYFLAIYPIVLIYGVGITNTVDSLMVNQLGMEPWPRWLLAAVLVLAMSVVMLAGQRVMLVVTQWIVYPLIVVLFAVTLLLIPSWSFDGFGAFPAIGDFSMALWLMLPVLIFSFNHSPAISQFSVALRSRYGHAAADKASSILRVTAVMLVLFTMGFVWWCVLALGPDGLQAAKDANIPVLSHLANEMGIPLIAWLGPAVAITAIASSFFGHWLGAAEGAAGVVTTMVDRGGRFTERGVRIGVSVFLIVTTWLAGVLNPSILSLIESLAGPVIAAVLYLMPMYAIHKVPALERFRGAASNVFVVVAGIVAVGGILLSFFS